The Polypterus senegalus isolate Bchr_013 chromosome 11, ASM1683550v1, whole genome shotgun sequence sequence AGccccacaaaaaaaaagtcacaagatGTTAGATCGGGGGGGTGCAGAGGCCATTTGAGGGGACCCCTTCGACCAATCCATCAGTCAGGAAACTTGATGTTCAGGAAATCTCTGATTAACCTGGCAAAGTGGGGAGGGGATGATACACTTACAAAAACTGCAAATCCTAAGTTGTCATTTGCTGATGGCTTAAGTCTCTTCGAATGATACCTGGAACGAAATAGAAAAAAGGAAGTGTAtagtgacttttgggacaccctgtacaTGAACAATATGATGAATAGGAttcagaggaggaaaaaaatgcacACTTGCAAATTGTCATAAACATGTACAGCAGAAAATGCACGTCAAGGTCAGCAGAAACCCGCATTAATGAATGTGCTGATTTATTCCAAACACCACCTGAATCCCTGTGTCTGATTTAAACTTGGTTATTTGTTCTCCCATTCGTATGGAGGTTCTGCATGACATACAGCCACTTCATCCCAAAGGAAAGTCTTACATTAAATACAAAGACTTACTGCAGCAAAAGCCAAGTGAGCCTTTCCCGTTCCCTTACATATATCTCTCATATTTCAAACAAAGCTCCAAATGTATTATTCAGCAGCTCTGGCAAAAGCTCAATCCCCAGGGTGACACTTTGTCAAAAGCTTTTCAGAAAAGCAAAGGTTGACAGTAGTATCAATCTCAGTGGCCCTTTATAATTTGGAATCACTGAGTATTAACAAGTAAGTTGCAAGGAAAGCAAAAGTGTTCAAAAGTTGGATCATGCAAACACTTGCACTGTGCTAACAAAAGGGTACATTTCAAAGTTCACTTAACAGATTTGCTTTGCCTGTGCCATCCAGGTTTGGACGCAGTTCCACAGCTTGAGTATTTCTCATTTAAGAAGTGAATGTTGCACTGTGTCAGCCAACACAATTTGCGGtaaagaaatagtaaaaaaaaaaatataagaaaaaaaataaataaaagttgtccTTACTTTCTACATACATAAAGTATGTAGAGCATATTAAATTTCAACATTGATATACTTTTAATCAATTATGATGACCTTTATATGTTCAAACAAAAAGAGACAACTCGCAAATCATTAAGAAGCTCTGTTATTTTCATCTAGTAAAATCCTGTCCACCTTATCCATTTTAATTCCTTATCATCCCTGTTCTATTTATGTAGCAGCGATCCCTGGAAAGTGatggaaggagagagagagtCCAGGGGGGACTTTGGTAGAGTTGGCAAGCCTAAATGTTTTCTACATTCTCCCTTAAATTTGATGGGGTTTGTGTGGCTTATTTAAGGTGACGAGGAAACATATTTAGCTACCTGCACAatccttaaagaaaaaaaaaatcatccatttcctctctctttctgggtATTGAGTTTATgaaagttatatttttaatataaagttataTTTTAAAGTATAAGTTGTAGCTGAGTCTGGTACCATGACTAACATCTGATGACAAAATGAAGGTGCATGTAGTGTGAATACATTTGGTGTTAAACACCTGCCATGTCAGTCATTTCAAACATGTAAATCTCTCTATTGAAATCCtgtgatgagacaagactttttttgaagagatttttttcaagtcccacgagactttggccatgagagtttttcaagtcacgccctcctctcaaccatattcaaccacacacacggcactctcacctctcatttgtgtgaatgcttttgacagacacagttcctgctctctcagctcttataaattttaatgttttcttcactttaagttcccaattaaagaagatgtattatgtccaaatcttattgaagaatttcatcacgaaggattatcaacagaaaaaatgagtacacgggcaatcctagcactgagaaacaatgaagtcaaacgaataaatggcaaaaatgttgattggttacatggcaaattggttaaatgtgtgttaatagactatgctgaaatatttggtggtgatcgtgcggaagatcaAAACTTCAAATGACAATATcaagaagaatatctacaaccgttaacactgtctggttttccaccacacaaattactgtagaaagaacgatgtatccaagaaaggtaatgtagtaaatcttccaCTGATAACATTAGGCAACAAAGGAGAAATTGATATGTCATTTGGATTAAAACGTtgacagtttcccattagaatagcttttgcaaagacaattaaaaaatctcagaggcaaacattcaaaaaagttgttttattaaatagagagagaaaaagaaattcaATCACGAGCAGTTATATGTtacattgtcacgatgaaagaccataacacagaattaaaattcaatgcgatattgacgaaaattttattcaaaaaatagtttttaatgaagttttacaatgaaaatataagtttaaaaagtattttaaagttaatttcaaagtcaaacagaacaaaatcctATTATTCAAGATTACCTCGAATGtgacatgaaacataatttactttcaaattattacattttactattttttaatatggttaattactcgctgtaatgtaaaatagttctattatgcatatgaaacaattcccatgaaaataactttctgtttaaattgtacatccgcatccccatacgcgagcggcagaaccgcaaagaagcTAGCGCATAGTGCAGGCCCAGGGGTTAGTGagtgaagcgagtagggggcaaagACCCCTAGTATTAAAAACAATTGAAATGCTTGGTTTATAATTGAGAAATATTTTATGTGATCTCAATTACTGATTAATGTACTGTTTCAAATTTGCCTTGAGAGAGTTTACTTCAGCcctttatatttttctctttcatatGTCTAATAGCCACTCCTGATAGCAAAAAAGATCCCCACTATGACTTACTGAAACACCAGCAAGTCGGTGGCTTGTTCAAATCTATGTAATACAAATCTGCTGCCTGAAGTCATACCAGGTAAGTTAAATGACCCTTGTAACTGTAAAAGTgcaaaatgcaagcaaggaaaacaaaatctcacTTTAATGGTCTTTGTAATTGTAAAGGTAAAACATGCAAGCAAGAAAAACATGGACTCACTTAACTTATTTAGAAATGAATGGAAGAGAGCCTTCCCTAAATTTGATCCTGTAAGCCTTTATACGTGGAGTGAATAAACATGCACTTGATGCAtacattacactaaaaacaatctcaggaaaattaatacaatataaacatatattgtcTTGTTTTCACTAACTCAACCGTGTACAAATACCCTGtgtgatgaaccaaagatttcaaattttgattcattggtccataagactttcttccagtctgcagtagtccacagccggtatttcaaagccttattttgtcctttaaggaatggctttcttactgctacTCACCCTGtaaaacctgcagcacaaagtctcctcttcacagtagaaactgagacttgcttttttccgACCAAGATGTTGTACTATGAGGCGCCAATCACACAAGCTGATGACCCTCAGAAACGTGGCTTTAGTATTGGGTTAGGagtttgggtctgccagatctctccCTATCACAGTTTCTTACAGTtttcaattgcctttggattgtgtaggacaccatactcactgacacatttttttgtaatttctctaaAAGAAAGGCATACACTTCTAAAGAtgataatgctctgtctcattttatTTGTTGTCGTTTTCTTGGCATTATTACTGGAATTTACAAGTttgtacagtgtaatattgtccaagtagtacctCAGAGGTAGCACAGTCCattccatttctgttttaactcagacagatgggttttaagtaatcaatagtacaaattgtttgcttcaatgtGCAAagattaatttactttaattgctgcagaacatctgtaggttgtaacctattagttgctccttgaagaaggcccatttgtaatattcggatatttccacttttttcagttttgctaacctaaactttaaatataaacctctggcagtttaatacttaccttttcaccatttgaGGTGATTCTTTGCAtgtcaactgattaaatttgtaacagtacagtatatattcattaTAATTAGCAAGCAGAAACAGTAAGAAGTGTTGAGGCACCCTTAGGCAACCCCCATACAATTAgaatctaaaaaaaagaaaacatgggtAAGAGATTTACAAGAGGTCTTTTCAGACTACCAAAGAATGCGGTCCTTCCGGCTGTGAGGttttctggcaggaagaggtggatcCAGGTAGACAGACACTGGAATTGATGTTGGTGATGGAAATGTCAGTCTACAGACGAGAATTACCATCACTTAGGCCTTAAACTGTTCCCTATGCACAAACCTGTATACACACATGAGTTCAAAGGGTCAAATATCATTTTTTGTTATAGTGcagaacattcttagccaatttTGGGAAATGTGCTCGGGGGATACATGGAACTGAATATTTCCTAAATGATTTATGGAACATTACATTGCCGTAAAAGCTGTAGTGTTTTCATGTCCACCCAGGTTTTTGAATGCTGCCCTTCATTCTAAAATTTGCCCACTTCCTATACTCCAACTGTGAGCTCAGAATTACAGTTCTAATAATATACAGTTCTAGTACAGTTCTGTATTCATGGCAAATTTTTCCTTGATAGGAAGGAAACACAAAATGTCTTGTGTAAGTTTGTTATGTATTCTATTCCTGACAATGAGAAAACTTCAATAGAAGGCAAGTGGTTATTTTATTTCGGTTTGGCTGCAGGCAATGAAAGTTGGCTTAAGTTTGTGGTTTTAAAATTGTATGATTAACAAAAGGGAAATGggaatatattatatttattcaaACATGTATCTATCAAAGAAAGCATTAACATTGGCTGATTGTTGAATattgtccctttcttttttaatataagtGATTGGCCACCCCAGGAAAAAATAGTTTAGGCTTGTATTTGGCACATGCATTTAGATGcatcattattttacttttaaatcctTGGACTTCCAGCAATGTCAGGCCTTGTGTGTCATCCATCAGCATTGTCTGTATATTAGAGAGAGGATATTGCGCTTTCAGTGTTTTATGACTTTCATCTTAGACTGCTGAAGCCTTTATATTTCTCGATAACAGAAAGACAGGCAATAGCCACTGTGAGTCTGGTTAGTGAAGAGATATACTCTGCTCTGCTGCATAACATTTGGCACCTCTTACTTCAACTTatgacatttataaaatgttcttTCTATGACTAATGTTTAATCTAACTGGCAGACAAATGTCATGTTTTCGGGTTCTGCTAAGCGGGAAATTAGGTGTATGTTTATATTACCATTGAGAAAAACGAAATTAAAAAAGCACCAGAGACTTAAAAATTACTATTCTGGACAACTGGAATTACACAAACACAAGCAGATCAAAATATGCTCAACCCTCAAAGTCCCAGTGAGGGAGTTTTTGAAGTATTTGACATAATTATTGTTATCACACTGCATTTAAGATGCAACCACATTAGAAACCTTGCAAAAAAGTTCAAACCAGTATTAAGGAGAATATTCTACCTCAGCATTTAATTGGAAATGCACATCTTTAGTCTTTGAGAGATTAGACTATATAGAGAACTAATCCATATGTGTAAAATCTTAAAAATCATTGACAAAGTGACAATGTGTCAGCAAAGCCACTAGTGGAAATTCAAGTCAGAGCCAGGTAATGGAGGAGGCATGTCCAGGGACAAGGGAGAacaggaaggtaaagagagtagaAGTGAgaataggaactttgaatgttggctgaATGACAGGGAAAGGAAGAGGGTTAGTTtacatgatggagagaaggaaggctgacaTATTGTGAATGCAAGAGACCAGActgaaggggagtaaggccaggtgtattGTAGGTGAATTCAAATTATTCTGCCATGGTGTGGACAGGTGGAGAAATTGGGTAGGGGTCATCCTgtaggaacagtatgtcaagagtgttttggactTAAAGAGAGTGTCTAACAGAGTgaggattatgaagctggaaactgaaggtgtgatgataaatgttgttagtaAATATGCCCTgcaaggacctgtaccgattggctagactgAGGGACCAAGCTGGTAAAGATGTGCAGTAGGACATGGTGATCAAAGATAAAGATAGAAACGTACTCACAACCAAGCagagtgtgttgaacagatggaaagggTAATTTGGAGAGGctaatgaatgaaaagaatgagagagagatagaaggttgaatgatgtggagatagtaagccaggaagtgcaacagattaacaaggaggaagaaaggacagctatgaagaggataaagaatggGAAGGGTGTTAGTTTGGAttacatacctgtggaagtatgtaggtgtttaggagagatggcaatggagtttttaaattgtttaatacaatcttggaaagtgagtggTGTCtaaagagtggagaagaagtatactggtactggtttttaagaataagggggatgtgcagagctgtagtaactacagagggataaaattgatgagccatagcatgaagttatgggaaagtgtAGTGGAAGCTAGGAAGGAAGATGATGATTAGCGAGAAGCAGTATGGATTCATGCCAGGAAAGACCACCACAGATACAAAGTTTGCtcagagggtgttgatggagaagtatagagaaggacagaaggagttgcattgtgtctgtgTGGACTTAGGAAAAGCATATAGCAGAGTGCCTagaaaggagttgtggtattttataaggaagttgggagtggcagagaagtatgtaagagcggtacaggatatgtacgaggggagtGTACGAGGGGagtgtaacagtggtgaggtctgcggtacgagtgatggatggattgaaggcAGAAGTGGGACCACATCCGGGATcagttctgagccctttcttatttgcaatggtgatggacaggttgacagacgagattagacagattgtgagacactggagaggtggagatatgctctagaaaggagaggaatgaaagttagtagaaacaagacagaacatGTGTGTGCGAGTGAGACGAAGGTCAGAGGAATGGCGAGGGTGCAGGGAGCAGATTTTTCCagggtggatgaatttaaatacctgggatcaccagtacagaataatggggattgtggaacagaggtgaagaagagagtgcagcgTGAGTGGAGAAGATTGTCAGGActtatttgtgacagacggatacaagcaagagtgaaagggaaggtttacgAAACAGTAGTGAGAGTagcaatgttatatgggttggagatggtggcactgaccaaaaacaggagacagagctggaggtggaagagttacaaatgttaagatttgcactggttgtgacgaggatggacaggattagaagtgagtacattagaggatcagctcatgttggatggtagggagacaaagtcagagaggcgagattgcattggtttggacatgtgcagaggagagatgctgggtatattgggagaaggatgttaaggatggaactgccaggtaaaaggaaaagaggaaggcctaagaagaggtttatggatgtggcgagtgTTACGGAGCTAGATGCAAAAGGCAGGAAATGTATGGAAACAGATTATCCACTATGatgacccctaacggaagcatgaCACTacttatacactatatatatgtatgtatatagttcAATTTTCAGTAAAACTATCTATTAACAGGTCAAGCACACAAATAACTATACAGGgcatttgaagaatattttatttgtcaGTCTTTGAACTCCAGTACATCACAGTCAGATAAAAGTATTGCATTAACAAAAAAAGCAATGTAAATGCATGATTAAAGTTCAGAGAGTGAAAGTTTAAATTCTGTATTGTATCACAACAAATTAGATGTCCTTTGCTGATACAACATCAACAGGAAGCTCTTCCCTATAAATGAATTGCTAGGCACAACTTCAGTGCTGAAAGAGAAATAACTTTGGACTGTACATCagggtttttaatttaaaaacacaataactACATATTATCATGTGACCCTGACCTTAGTTCACAAACAGAAAAGAGTTGTGTCAAGCATTACATTGTAaatctctctctttatttcactAGTCAGTATATACACATTTACTAACGCAAAATGTGGATTCTActtgttttcttaataaaaaaaaataaataaaacgaaAGCATTCGTTATTATAGCATTGCttatttcaaatgtaattttggATGAGATTTTGGACTCGATTTAACATAGGTGGCCAAAGGCACTAGTGTTGTTTATATTACATTTAGCAATCTTTTAAATTTACAATATAGAATACCTTTTACTAGGTGGTTGCCtaatgtttgtattatttttaacaatttatgtTCTAAAATGCATggctaaattaatttaaaataaagcccAGTACACTTGAAGAAATTCCccaaacggaaaaaaaaaaacaactaaatgttCAAAACACTGAGAATATAAATGCACACTGGAAATTAGATGGCATGTAAATCTGAGGCACACAAGCTCTGCTACACATTTGCTAAGTAAGTTTCCAATGAGATACATTCTTTTAGCTGCTTCATACAAATGTTGTTTTCATAGCAGCAAGTCTCTTGAATACTGTCTTGgttattacatttttcataaaaatattaccTTATGATGCCCAGTAATCTTAAATCAATGTGCAACCCATCTATTGGTAGTACTTTGGCTGAAAGCTGATACACTTCAGCACTATGATTCTCAGTGAAACATTACAAGACTATAACACCTAGAAGGCTTACCTCTGCACCTCATCTCCCCTTGGCAACGTCATTCTGGAATTCTCTGACAGAAAAATGGACAGAGTCCAGAATTCATACATTTGGTTACCACATTTTTCACTTGAGATCAATGCAGCAAATTTTTCCTTCTAAATAACCCATGATTTCCTAGGTAAGATTTTTACAGAACAACCTTATGCtcacaaataatgaaaatatctgtCTTTTGAATGCCCATGGTTCATTGTGAGAGATTCTCCATTACAATAACCAATACCTCAGACAGAGCAACAGCAAGTAATGCCAACTTCAAGTTCCTAATAAGACACCCAGTACCCTGCCCCCCAGTTCCAAGCATCCTTTACAGGGACTGAATAAGTACACCAAATCTCTAATGACATTAGTGCATTACAGCCATGCAAGCACTAAAATGGTTCAATAAAGTGCGATTGCATTTTTCTCATACAAATgtaaatggtatttttttcttttgttgtggaTAAGACAAAGAACAGGTCGCcaaataaactttatttcttCCTCTGAAATGTTTGAAACATGTGCCTTTAAAACAGGTGCAATTCTGTAAAAGCTGGCTTTAAAAAGCTCACTTAATATTACATTAAGCCAAAATGAGAAAGAATTTCAAGATAAAACTATAATTAGTTTGCAAAATGAATTCAaatataaatgtttgtaaattacCATTTTAGTAGTCATTATACAATTGTACATTTTACAGTTACAAATCACACATCCTTttgtcaaattttataaaaataaataaaacagcaaacaaaatgttTTCCACTTTCACCATATCAAATGTGTATAAAAGATTTCTGTCTGCAGGGGCAAGTTTACTCCAAAGAAATAACAGAAGCAttcaaaatggaagaaaaataagaattcaCTTTAAAAGAAATGAATTGGGGGCGATGGTGGTGTTACTGTTGTTTAATACTGGCTGTACAATAGACATGGTATAAGTGGAATACCTCTGATCtggataaaaaatatacattaataaataaataaaaaatatgaaacaattaaAGAACACAAATCATTTTCCTGTTTTACATTAATTTGTAAGAGCAAAACTATTTGTCacctttcattaaaatattttcacacaCTAAACCATGAAAAGACAGTCAATAATTTGTTTATATGCTCAAATAAACTGGTCCCAAATATATCTACTTTCAGGAAGTGCCCTATATTATGTAGTTTCTCACTTTAGTAAATGACCATTTCAGAATTGTTCTTCTATTTATTAAATATGATATTGTAAGAATGAAAATAAGACTACACCAAAAATAAATTTCCCCTCAGTTGTCTGAACGACTGAACtgatctgaacacacacacacacacacacacacaaacacacacactgcatTTAGGGTTTCAGCAGTATTTTCCATATTCATTTACTAGTGTAAGTATCAGTTTTTGAATAAACCCTTGCTCCATGCTTTAGATAAATCTAGCCATTCATTATTCATACATCTCTGCATATTTGTCAGATAGTCATAGTATAACCATGTGTGTCACATGTGAGAAAACTGAACAGAAGAAACTGTTCTGAACTTGAGAATTTTACAAGAGGATTTTGGCAGATTGAGCGCAAAGCTGTTTAACATCAACTTCAAGATGAATTTTAGATGAAAATTACACATTACGTCAGAAGCAAACAAATTCTCAGCAGCCTTCAGAAGAACAATATTTGAAAGCTTTAagcactgtactgtatgtcagtccaacttaaatattaaaatgacatGGATTTAAGGGCAAAAACTTCCTGTTTCCCACAAGAACGCATCATCTTGTTTCCAGTTCCTAGTACATGTAACCTTTGTCTCACTTGACATGGACTACAACCATTTTTGTGAGGCAGGTAAGGGGATCTCTTTGTTTGGATACACATCCATTTGCAGATGACCTGCTGAAAAAAATGTGACTGAAAAGAGATCAATGTTTCACATGAGACAGCTGGTTTCATTTCATAAGCTGACACTGCGATGGTgtttaaaaaaggaagaagagTGCTGCTTTCTTTCTGAAGCTCTATGATGTCGACCAGGATCATCAGAATCTCCACCAAGGAGATCATCACTATGTAGGCTAGCAGCATCACAGACAATGTCCCCCAAGTGTTCAACTGAGTCAAATTTTTGCAGGTCTGAGGCGATGGTCTGCAGACTTAGCACTGACACATTATCTGTGGAGTCCACTTGGTGGACAAAATCTCCCATGTTGCTTGTCCCAAGGCTCAGAGCTCCACTTGCTGTTATGGAGCAGTCTGACTCTGCTCCAACAGGGGATCCCCGTCCCTCCCATGCCATTGGTTGGGGAATACTTCGTTTGCTTCGGCTGCCCAGGCGACGGCGGGCATGAATTTGTTCACTGATTTGTTCTAAGTTGCGCAGGGCTACTGAGTAACGCATTTTCACCTGGGAGACACGTAGTTCTAGATCCAGAACCTTGGACTTATGTTCCTGTTAGTGAAAGATAACAAATTAAAAtgctataaataaaaagaaactgataGCATAAAATTACCCAAACTTTTAGTATCACATCTTCTAAGTATAATGTTCATTCCTACCTCTAAAATTTGATTAAACTGAGCCTTCAACTCAAAATAAGGCTTGGACTTGACAATGACCCTCTTTAGCGATTTCTGCAGGGTTTGTACTTTGGCTTCTGCTTGTTGACAAAGCTGTGTGACTCTCTGGTGCTCTCGCTCACTGCGTAGTCGCTCTTCTTCTGCCTCATTCACCTGAAAAATACCACCACGATAAAAATGCAGCAAATTTCTTTAAAAGCACAGCCGCTAAAATGTTCTGCATCATACCAAGCTTAGACAATTTAGCTATACTGACAAAaacataaagcaataaataataagtcatttgtaaatattattttaaagtatcaTTATTAAAGGCTCCATTATCATGTCCACTTGGTTGTTTCTGATTTTGAGCTCATATATAAGCAGGTCTGAATAAACAATGGTGTAACAATGTAG is a genomic window containing:
- the sh3bp5lb gene encoding SH3 domain-binding protein 5-like, whose translation is MELGNLRESPAGAGDTEDEQWKEEKPVVISGTQKSDQELKRGCEGDGEITGGREEVGPVSNRELYQDEEDLDDVDEEELDPRIQEELEHLNQASDEINRLELQLDEARSAYRKILTDSARKLNAQGSQLGACIEKARPYYEARRLAKEAQQETQKAALSYERAVSMHNAAREMVYVAEQGLMADRNRLDPTWQEMLNHATSKVNEAEEERLRSEREHQRVTQLCQQAEAKVQTLQKSLKRVIVKSKPYFELKAQFNQILEEHKSKVLDLELRVSQVKMRYSVALRNLEQISEQIHARRRLGSRSKRSIPQPMAWEGRGSPVGAESDCSITASGALSLGTSNMGDFVHQVDSTDNVSVLSLQTIASDLQKFDSVEHLGDIVCDAASLHSDDLLGGDSDDPGRHHRASERKQHSSSFFKHHRSVSL